The Dioscorea cayenensis subsp. rotundata cultivar TDr96_F1 chromosome 7, TDr96_F1_v2_PseudoChromosome.rev07_lg8_w22 25.fasta, whole genome shotgun sequence genome includes a region encoding these proteins:
- the LOC120264815 gene encoding LOW QUALITY PROTEIN: putative disease resistance protein RGA3 (The sequence of the model RefSeq protein was modified relative to this genomic sequence to represent the inferred CDS: deleted 2 bases in 1 codon), producing MAVEAILVKALGLIIDLTAPPVLQYLRPIWGGVDEELEKLRRYLLQIQPLVEDAEERQLMDQTVKSWLMLLRDVAYDADDILDQANTHVLLIQRKAQFYGPLKSKVRDFFSLDHNPLLFQLQLGHKLRSINQRIDGIIEEMHKFNFKVADNNNNNNRPWRNRPQTQSHVIESEVIGRDEEKEQIMQMLIRDHFEEKVTVVSIVGMGGLGKTTLAQLVYGVKDIESHFQLRIWVCVSDDFNVTKLAGNIIHTASGKLTMIHEPMELLQRDLRQLLGQKRYLLVLDDVWNEDHMKWGALRHLLLDGAEGSRILITTRNENCSRDNGCKEILYSSGFIRRKLLGFVRTKSIHHKCIKTTKIPRDW from the exons ATGGCCGTGGAAGCTATTCTCGTGAAAGCCCTGGGACTGATCATCGACTTAACAGCACCTCCTGTCCTTCAATATCTACGCCCAATTTggggaggagttgatgaggagcTGGAGAAGCTCCGTAGGTATTTACTCCAAATCCAGCCTCTGGTTGAAGATGCAGAGGAGAGGCAGCTCATGGATCAGACTGTCAAGTCCTGGCTGATGCTGCTCAGAGATGTTGCCTACGATGCTGATGACATCCTCGACCAGGCCAACACACATGTCCTACTCATCCAGCGCAAGGCCCAGTTTTACGGTCCCTTGAAAAGCAAGGTGCGTGACTTTTTCTCTCTTGATCATAACCCACTCCTGTTTCAACTTCAGTTGGGGCACAAGCTTAGAAGCATCAACCAAAGAATAGATGGTATCATAGAAGAGATGCACAAGTTCAATTTTAAGGTTGcagacaacaacaataacaacaacagacCTTGGAGGAATAGGCCACAAACACAGTCTCATGTAATTGAATCAGAAGTAATTGGCAGAGATGAAGAGAAAGAGCAAATAATGCAGATGCTGATACGTGATCATTTTGAAGAGAAAGTGACAGTGGTTTCCATAGTCGGTATGGGCGGTTTAGGCAAGACAACACTTGCTCAGTTGGTCTACGGAGTTAAAGATATAGAGAGCCACTTCCAACTACGCATATGGGTATGTGTCTCTGATGATTTTAATGTGACAAAGCTCGCTGGAAACATCATACACACAGCCTCTGGGAAA CTTACAATGATACATGAACCCATGGAACTGCTACAGCGGGATCTACGACAACTCCTGGGGCAGAAGAGGTATCTGCTTGTCTTGGATGATGTTTGGAATGAAGATCACATGAAGTGGGGTGCACTTAGACATCTGCTTCTCGATGGAGCAGAAGGAAGCAGAATTTTAATAACCACACGCAATGAGAACTGCTCAAGGGATAATGGGTGCAAGGAAATCTTATACTCTTCAGGGTTTATCAGAAGAAAGCTCCTGGGCTTTGTTCGAACAAAGAGCATTCACCACAAGTGTATCAAGACAACCAAAATTCCTAGAGATTGGTAA
- the LOC120264814 gene encoding disease resistance protein RGA2-like yields the protein MGSLMQSKIEESQWQAVLDNEIWDIPRATDKIRPELWLSYVNLPSEVKKCFAFCALFPKDSFIKVDMLVQFWIAHGFIPSQTGKDIEVEGHEIFSELIWRSLLQYASYDCGHCKMHDLIHDLAQFVTGDECSTLAERNEFMKISKRTRHFELNFDIGYNMGDCPPSVRTALNVQTNFIGLSKLKLVRVLKIRYEANVDELSTSIQYLHHLRYLNLFGTKIKELPESICMLINLQTLNLNHCYYLTKLPMSIVYMNSLRHLYISRCPELKIMRSGLSRLRCLKTLTKYIVSEKAGNKIGELKHWNLDGELGLYDLHEVKNADEAKEANMSSRQNINSLSLSWGASVANAEQVLEALKPHAALKVLSLHDYPGTQFSMWIRDGQQLQNLVRIRLEGCQGCQQLPPLEQLLYLEELTIRRMDSIKYIINSTTGDALSLFPALRFLKLREMANLEGWYPGEDRETAPPMFPCLANLRITRCPKLTTMPPQIPTLIDLSITESYCGTQIAHMSKEKGFFKHLKSLAALSLERCDELTLLLEDKEETRPLSSSLHYLDIDDCHQFSLSAALHNLTSLETLSMGHCEELLSWPDEMLRDSGASSQRDCGLPFLEDLSVSACDALIELPKCPTSLKSLSVFNCPSIKSLCSNMGHLTSLFKLALFKCPVLESLPEGMQGLTSLEELSIEDCPALKSFPEGLQQRLPTLKRLEISGCPKLERRCGPGGEYFHLVSSISERSIESSPRRTLLAPCL from the coding sequence ATGGGGAGTCTCATGCAATCCAAGATCGAAGAAAGTCAATGGCAAGCTGTGTTAGATAATGAAATATGGGATATACCACGTGCTACAGATAAAATCAGACCAGAATTGTGGCTAAGCTATGTTAATTTGCCTTCTGAAGTGAAGAAATGTTTTGCCTTTTGTGCCCTATTCCCGAAGGATAGTTTTATTAAAGTAGATATGCTGGTTCAATTTTGGATCGCTCATGGGTTTATTCCATCTCAAACTGGAAAAGATATAGAAGTTGAAGGCCATGAGATTTTCAGTGAATTGATATGGAGATCTCTTCTACAATATGCTAGTTATGATTGTGGACATTGTAAGATGCATGATCTCATCCATGACCTTGCACAATTTGTTACTGGAGATgagtgctccacattggctgaAAGAAACGAAttcatgaaaatttcaaaaaggacCCGCCATTTcgaattaaattttgatatagGATATAATATGGGTGATTGCCCCCCTAGTGTTCGCACTGCATTAAATGTCCAAACAAACTTCATTGGATTGTCAAAGTTGAAGTTAGTCAGAGTGTTAAAGATTCGTTATGAAGCAAATGTTGACGAGCTGTCTACATCAATACAATATTTGCACCATCTAAGATATCTTAATCTTTTTGGTACTAAAATAAAGGAACTACCAGAATCAATCTGTATGCTTATAAATTTGCAAACATTGAACCTGAATCATTGTTATTATCTTACTAAACTTCCCATGAGCATAGTGTACATGAACAGTCTTAGACATCTTTATATTAGTAGGTGTCCAGAACTAAAAATCATGCGGTCTGGTTTAAGTCGATTGCGTTGCTTGAAAACATTGACAAAATACATTGTCTCTGAGAAAGCGGGGAACAAGATAGGAGAGTTAAAGCATTGGAATCTTGACGGTGAACTTGGGTTGTATGACCTCCACGAGGTGAAGAATGCGGATGAGGCAAAAGAAGCTAATATGAGTAGCAGACAAAACATTAACTCATTGTCCCTGTCTTGGGGAGCATCAGTGGCAAATGCAGAACAAGTGTTGGAAGCCCTGAAACCTCACGCTGCATTAAAAGTGCTCAGTCTGCATGATTATCCGGGCACACAGTTTTCAATGTGGATTAGAGACGGACAGCAACTTCAAAATTTAGTAAGGATCAGACTAGAAGGTTGCCAAGGATGCCAACAACTCCCGCCCCTGGAGCAATTACTTTATCTTGAAGAACTCACTATTCGTAGAATGGATAGCATCAAATACATTATTAATAGCACGACAGGCGATGCATTATCATTATTCCCTGCATTGAGGTTTCTGAAATTGCGTGAAATGGCTAATCTGGAAGGGTGGTATCCAGGGGAGGATAGAGAAACTGCTCCACCCATGTTTCCATGCCTTGCTAATTTGAGGATCACTCGTTGCCCGAAGTTGACAACCATGCCACCACAAATTCCAACTCTTATAGATTTATCCATAACAGAATCATACTGCGGGACACAAATCGCACACATGTCCAAGGAGAAGGGCTTCTTCAAGCATTTGAAATCTCTTGCAGCGTTGTCGCTAGAGAGATGTGATGAGTTGACTTTGCTGCTGGAAGACAAGGAGGAGACAAGACCCTTAAGCTCATCACTTCATTATTTAGATATTGATGATTGCCATCAGTTCTCATTATCAGCGGCTTTGCATAACCTCACCTCTCTCGAAACTCTCAGCATGGGTCATTGTGAAGAGCTATTGTCCTGGCCGGATGAAATGTTGAGAGATTCTGGTGCATCATCACAAAGAGATTGTGGTCTACCGTTTCTAGAGGATCTTTCTGTTTCTGCTTGTGATGCGCTGATAGAATTGCCCAAGTGCCCCACATCACTCAAAAGCTTGTCTGTTTTCAATTGTCCAAGCATCAAGTCTTTATGTTCAAATATGGGACACCTCACTTCATTATTTAAACTAGCGTTATTTAAATGCCCTGTGCTGGAGTCTCTACCAGAAGGGATGCAAGGCCTCACTTCCCTTGAAGAGCTATCTATTGAAGATTGTCCAGCGCTGAAGTCATTCCCTGAAGGCCTCCAACAGCGGCTTCCTACTCTTAAAAGGCTTGAAATCAGTGGATGCCCTAAGCTAGAAAGGCGATGTGGGCCAGGAGGAGAGTATTTCCACCTTGTCTCTAGCATCTCGGAAAGATCCATAGAAAGCAGCCCTAGAAGGACACTACTAGCACCTTGTCTATAA